The following proteins are co-located in the Elusimicrobiota bacterium genome:
- the tolQ gene encoding Protein TolQ: MDQIFKKLALVGDIWVLWILLGASIVSLGVVFERWWKFRKSQIDFPKFLKDLNRKLDADDLAGARQLARSIRAVEAHITLAGLNHTSRGKESVEETMTAQLVYERSQLEKNLIILGTLGNNAPFIGLFGTVLGIIKAFNDLAVTGSSGVSVVMAGISSALIATAFGILVAIPAVMANNYFQTRLRRVSSNTQTLIHTLQSYLKKHAAAESHREAEAALS; the protein is encoded by the coding sequence ATGGATCAGATATTCAAAAAATTAGCTTTGGTGGGCGATATTTGGGTTCTCTGGATTTTACTTGGAGCCAGCATTGTTTCGCTTGGCGTCGTGTTTGAGCGCTGGTGGAAATTTCGAAAGAGCCAGATTGACTTCCCGAAATTTTTGAAGGATTTGAACCGAAAGTTGGACGCGGACGATTTGGCCGGCGCGCGGCAATTGGCGAGATCCATTCGCGCGGTGGAAGCGCACATTACGCTGGCGGGGCTCAATCACACCTCGCGAGGAAAGGAATCCGTCGAGGAAACGATGACGGCTCAGCTTGTTTACGAGAGAAGCCAGCTCGAGAAGAATCTCATCATTCTTGGGACTCTTGGAAATAACGCGCCTTTCATTGGTCTCTTTGGCACGGTGCTTGGAATTATCAAAGCTTTTAATGACCTCGCTGTGACGGGAAGCTCGGGCGTCTCTGTGGTCATGGCTGGGATTTCGTCAGCGCTCATTGCGACGGCCTTTGGAATCCTGGTCGCGATTCCGGCTGTCATGGCCAATAACTACTTTCAGACGCGGCTTCGTCGTGTTTCCTCAAACACCCAAACTCTGATTCATACCCTTCAGTCTTATCTTAAAAAGCATGCGGCCGCGGAATCTCATCGCGAAGCCGAGGCGGCCCTTTCCTAA
- the exbD_3 gene encoding Biopolymer transport protein ExbD, translating to MASATDTDQDGTVTGINVTPLVDIMLVLLIVFMVTAHFVQDSGLKINLPKAATTEASPTASLTVSMDNKGALRLLDSEVDLNGLKANLEREAKLNPGVRVTVAADQDLPYRTIVGLLDAIKQAGVTRVALAAEK from the coding sequence ATGGCGAGCGCAACCGACACCGATCAAGACGGCACGGTCACCGGCATCAATGTCACGCCGCTCGTGGACATTATGCTCGTGCTTCTTATTGTCTTTATGGTGACAGCTCATTTCGTCCAAGACTCGGGCCTCAAGATCAATTTGCCGAAAGCGGCCACCACTGAAGCGTCGCCCACGGCCAGCTTAACGGTATCGATGGATAACAAAGGCGCATTGAGGTTATTGGACAGCGAGGTGGATTTAAACGGGCTAAAAGCCAATTTGGAACGCGAAGCCAAGCTCAACCCCGGTGTGCGCGTGACGGTCGCGGCCGATCAAGATCTTCCTTACCGAACCATTGTCGGCCTTTTGGACGCGATCAAACAAGCGGGCGTGACCCGCGTGGCCTTGGCCGCGGAAAAATGA
- the btuB_3 gene encoding Vitamin B12 transporter BtuB translates to MFSKWKKPQKQCVAAVALLLSVVFLQTSVIAGDEQPAPVNSEATGVQEFDQPAEMDEVVVQGDLVDRLIKKGQLKSSIVKTEVINESDISGKQANSLSEAVQNEPGIDNVVGCSICGMRRIQINGLKGEYTTLLMDGVPLNSTVSSYYGFDALATAGVSSIEIARGSGASLIAPEAIGGVINVVSKRPTSNSLFFDVAGGNAGYRALSIVGTGVSADRLTGATGAAQFNERGQWDEDGNGVNEAPEVKSQTGLVRFSKDLNDRNHLDIRLMDLKSHTFGGPTENAEFKAVLQTGGGGLKFEDNDVRKAYIGDPSATLETVDTERTEGVVRWTNAASDKLNLAATVAGALQTQDSFYEGADYYNKNKTFFSDVRGNYSIGCSHLLTLGADVKDETLRAESFYFFDQLGRDKDDFDFLGTGAYLQDVWTPSLNTEISAAVRLDTIKVDFKGETDTKNEIDETLASPRIHVKLGHGPLLSSRFSFGRGYRAPLTFFESEHGLLDEGFDVKITDLEKSKAAGYALSLDSNRWTGTASYAYTEVENLSYVNTNDFSVPTLVNSQGRVNVKTADIVVGYQLTPTFNIAASYENFDYQDKYKSLLAVAAVEDRARLMLGYDNDKAGLIGDLTLVWTGSRDLRPYGYGDRYNVYDPNAMTAFAPKGTDAPSFVTVDLKVSKTFRNDLTIYAGAKNLFDYTQTSKESPLFFDAQGGYDVVHIWGPLRGREVYAGVQMKFEPRL, encoded by the coding sequence GTGTTTAGTAAATGGAAAAAGCCTCAAAAACAATGCGTGGCCGCGGTAGCATTGCTGTTATCAGTGGTTTTTCTTCAAACCAGCGTTATTGCGGGAGACGAACAACCCGCGCCGGTCAACAGTGAGGCGACAGGCGTACAAGAGTTTGATCAGCCCGCCGAAATGGACGAGGTTGTTGTTCAAGGAGACTTGGTTGACCGCTTGATAAAGAAGGGACAGCTCAAAAGCTCCATTGTGAAGACGGAAGTCATCAATGAAAGCGACATCTCCGGCAAGCAGGCGAACTCGTTGTCGGAGGCGGTGCAGAACGAGCCGGGAATCGACAACGTCGTCGGGTGCTCAATATGTGGAATGCGCCGGATTCAAATCAACGGCCTTAAAGGGGAATACACCACGCTCCTCATGGACGGAGTGCCACTTAATTCCACGGTGTCCAGTTACTATGGCTTTGATGCTCTGGCGACGGCCGGCGTTTCTTCGATTGAAATCGCGCGTGGGTCGGGCGCGTCGCTCATCGCCCCCGAGGCAATTGGAGGCGTCATCAACGTTGTGTCAAAAAGGCCGACGTCCAATTCTTTATTCTTTGATGTGGCCGGCGGAAACGCCGGGTATCGAGCGCTCTCCATCGTGGGAACCGGCGTCAGCGCGGATCGTCTGACCGGAGCGACGGGGGCGGCGCAATTCAATGAACGCGGCCAATGGGATGAAGATGGAAACGGCGTCAACGAGGCCCCGGAAGTCAAATCGCAGACGGGATTGGTCCGGTTTTCCAAGGACTTGAACGACCGAAATCATCTCGACATTCGATTGATGGATCTTAAATCGCACACCTTTGGCGGCCCCACGGAAAACGCCGAGTTCAAAGCTGTCCTTCAAACCGGAGGCGGAGGGCTCAAATTTGAGGACAATGACGTGAGAAAAGCCTACATCGGCGATCCCAGCGCGACGCTTGAGACCGTCGACACCGAACGAACCGAAGGCGTGGTTCGCTGGACCAACGCCGCTTCCGACAAACTGAACCTGGCGGCCACCGTTGCCGGGGCGCTCCAAACACAGGATTCCTTTTACGAAGGAGCCGATTACTACAACAAGAACAAAACTTTCTTTTCCGATGTCAGAGGGAATTATTCCATCGGATGCAGCCATCTTTTGACGCTCGGAGCTGATGTAAAAGACGAGACGCTGCGAGCGGAATCTTTTTATTTCTTTGACCAGCTGGGACGGGACAAAGACGACTTTGATTTCTTGGGGACTGGCGCATACTTGCAGGATGTCTGGACGCCCTCTCTTAACACGGAAATCTCGGCCGCCGTTCGTCTGGACACAATCAAAGTGGATTTCAAGGGAGAAACCGACACGAAAAATGAGATTGACGAAACTTTGGCTTCTCCACGGATTCATGTGAAACTTGGGCACGGGCCTTTGTTGTCCTCTCGATTTTCTTTTGGGCGCGGCTACCGGGCGCCCCTCACATTTTTCGAGTCGGAGCACGGACTTCTGGATGAGGGGTTTGATGTGAAAATCACGGACCTGGAAAAATCCAAAGCGGCCGGGTACGCCTTGTCATTAGATTCCAACCGGTGGACCGGGACAGCCTCGTACGCTTACACGGAAGTGGAAAATCTTTCCTATGTGAACACGAACGATTTTTCGGTGCCGACGCTGGTTAATTCACAAGGCCGAGTGAATGTAAAAACCGCGGACATCGTTGTTGGCTATCAATTGACCCCGACCTTTAACATCGCCGCCAGCTACGAGAACTTCGACTATCAGGATAAATACAAATCTCTCTTAGCCGTTGCGGCTGTCGAAGACCGAGCCAGGCTGATGCTGGGCTATGACAACGATAAAGCCGGCCTCATCGGAGATTTGACTCTTGTTTGGACGGGGAGCCGGGATCTTCGCCCCTATGGGTACGGGGATCGCTACAACGTGTACGACCCCAACGCGATGACGGCTTTTGCTCCCAAAGGGACGGACGCCCCTTCCTTCGTCACGGTGGATCTGAAAGTGTCAAAAACATTCCGCAATGATCTCACGATTTATGCCGGAGCGAAAAACCTTTTTGATTACACGCAAACTTCCAAAGAGTCCCCGCTTTTCTTTGACGCGCAAGGCGGATACGACGTCGTTCATATTTGGGGCCCCCTCCGCGGACGAGAGGTATACGCCGGCGTTCAGATGAAGTTTGAGCCTCGTTTGTAA
- the isiB_2 gene encoding Flavodoxin yields the protein MKREPAPIVAELDLSMSPLTSAVPSLGDQNGYPDTFLDAVGTLGNKIIERGGTLVGFWPTDGCSFNKSTAIKDGRFMGLAIDTVGQDELTEERIDKLVAQIRAEFNMVVVTA from the coding sequence ATGAAGCGGGAACCAGCGCCGATTGTGGCGGAGCTGGATTTATCGATGTCGCCGTTGACGAGCGCGGTGCCAAGCCTGGGCGATCAGAATGGCTACCCCGACACCTTTCTTGATGCTGTTGGAACGCTCGGCAATAAAATAATCGAACGCGGCGGCACATTGGTGGGCTTCTGGCCCACGGATGGATGCTCGTTCAATAAATCCACAGCCATCAAAGATGGAAGATTCATGGGGCTGGCTATCGATACAGTAGGGCAGGACGAATTAACCGAGGAACGGATCGACAAATTGGTGGCGCAGATCAGAGCCGAGTTCAATATGGTGGTGGTCACTGCTTAA